ACCTTTGATATATCCTTTGCCCCCGAGTCCACATATCTTGCAATCGAATAAACAAGTGCCCTTGCAGCCTCTATTTGTACTGCCATGTCTGCAAGCATGTGCTGGATTGCCTGAAAACTTATAATTGGCTGGTCAAACTGCCTTCTCTGCCTTGCGTATTTTATAGCCTCATCGAGTGCCCCCTGTGCAAGTCCTACGCCTTGGGCTCCAACGCCTGTTCTTGAGTAATCAAGCGTCTTCATTGTTATGATGAATCCCATACCCTCCCTACCAATTATATTCTCTTTCGGGATACGGCAGTTATCAAAGATAAGTTCCCTTGTTGCAGATGCCCTTATACCCATCTTTTTTTCTTTTTTACCAAAAGTGAAATTAGGTGAACCCTTCTCTACTATAAAGGCAGATGCACCCCTGCTGCCCTTCGATTTATCAGTCATAGCAATAATTGTATATATCTCAGCTTCTCCACCATTCGTTATCCACTGTTTTGTGCCATTCAGCACATATTCGTTTCCTTCGAGTCTTGCGGTTGTCTGTATTCCTGCTGCATCACTTCCTGCATTCGCCTCTGTTAAACCGAATGCTGCGAGTCTTCTGCCAGATGCAATCTCCGGTAGATATTTCTTTTTCTGAGATTCGCTACCATAAAGGAGTATTGGATATGTTGCAAGTGCGTTTGCAGCGTAAGTGGTTGAAACCCCAAGACACGCACGACTCAGTTCTTCAACTACAAGTGCCAGTTCAAATGAACCCCTACCGAGTCCTCCAAATTCCTCTGGGATATAGATTCCGAAGAGATCTGCCTGGGCAAGTATCTTCATAAGTTCCCATGGAAATTCTTCCTTTTCGTCAAGTTCAGCCCTCACAGGTTTTACCTTTTCCTCAGCGACCTTTCGTGCAAGTTCCTGAATCATCAGTTGTTCATCTGTTAAGAAATAATTCATATCTACCATCTGATCAGTGCGGCTGCCCATGTAAGCCCACCACCAAATGCCTCAAGTAATATCAAATCACCCTTCTTCACCCGTTTTGTTCTTACTGCTTCGTCCAGGGCAATAGGTACGGATGCAGCAGATGTATTACCATATCTGTCTATATTAACCAATACCTTTTCCATCGGGAGTCCGAGCCTCTTTGCTGTTGCCTGTATTATTCTGAGATTTGCCTGATGGGGGATGAGAAGATCGATCTCCGAAGGGCTTATACCATTTGCCTCAACAGCCTCCATTACCACACCTTCAAGTGTCTTTACTGCAATCTTAAATGTCTCATTTCCTCTCATCTTTATAAAATGTAAACCATCATTGATGGTCTTGTATGAGGCAGGGTTTCTTGAGCCTCCACCTGGTATATAAAGGAGGTCAACATAGGCACCATCTGAGTGCAGATGAAAAGAGATAATTCCTGAAGTACTTTTAGATGCTTGAATTATTGCAGCACCAGCGCCATCACCAAAAAGGATGCACGTAGTTCTATCCTTCCAGTCGGTTACCTTTGAAAGTGTCTCGGCACCCACTATGAGTGCTGTCTTATATATACCTGATTTGATAAATTGATCTGCAACCGCCAGTCCGAATATAAAACCTGAACATGCTGCTGAGATATCAAATGCCACTGTATCCTTCAAACCGAGTCTATCTTGAAGAATACAGGCGGTTGATGGAAATGCCATGTCAGGGGTTATCGTTGCAACAATAACAAGCTCTATCTGCTTTGGGTTTATCTTAGCATCTTTTATTGCCTTAAGAGAGGCGTGATATGCAAGGTCTGATGTGGCTTCTCCATCCCCCGCAATCCTTCTTTC
This region of Nitrospirota bacterium genomic DNA includes:
- a CDS encoding acyl-CoA dehydrogenase family protein encodes the protein MNYFLTDEQLMIQELARKVAEEKVKPVRAELDEKEEFPWELMKILAQADLFGIYIPEEFGGLGRGSFELALVVEELSRACLGVSTTYAANALATYPILLYGSESQKKKYLPEIASGRRLAAFGLTEANAGSDAAGIQTTARLEGNEYVLNGTKQWITNGGEAEIYTIIAMTDKSKGSRGASAFIVEKGSPNFTFGKKEKKMGIRASATRELIFDNCRIPKENIIGREGMGFIITMKTLDYSRTGVGAQGVGLAQGALDEAIKYARQRRQFDQPIISFQAIQHMLADMAVQIEAARALVYSIARYVDSGAKDISKVSAMAKVFATDIAMRVTTDAVQIFGGYGYMREYPVEKMMRDAKILQIYEGTNQIQRNVIGQALIKEAAAKKL
- a CDS encoding beta-ketoacyl-ACP synthase III, giving the protein MLRTKIIGTGSYLPKKVISNYDLEKMVNTSDEWITERTGIKERRIAGDGEATSDLAYHASLKAIKDAKINPKQIELVIVATITPDMAFPSTACILQDRLGLKDTVAFDISAACSGFIFGLAVADQFIKSGIYKTALIVGAETLSKVTDWKDRTTCILFGDGAGAAIIQASKSTSGIISFHLHSDGAYVDLLYIPGGGSRNPASYKTINDGLHFIKMRGNETFKIAVKTLEGVVMEAVEANGISPSEIDLLIPHQANLRIIQATAKRLGLPMEKVLVNIDRYGNTSAASVPIALDEAVRTKRVKKGDLILLEAFGGGLTWAAALIRW